The Gloeomargarita sp. SKYB120 genomic sequence GTTGGGCCGCCGATCCACCTCATTGCCTACGAGCGAGACAGTTTTCAGGTACACTACCGGCTAGAACTGGGGTTGGGAGACCCTTATCTGCTCGAAATGCGTCGCTCCTGGGAGTGTTCTCTCAAAGAAGCCTTCGCTAATGTCCCTGACCCCCAGTGGCACACCAGTCCAACCCACCCAACCCACCACACTAATGACTTGGTGACCTAGTTGCAAGTGGGTTTTGTCAGATAGCCAAGCCGCTTGCGTTGGTCAGCGAGAGAACCCGCAACGAGTCTGCGCCCTGCGACTCAAGCAATGACCAGCATAGATGATCTGGCACACGGATTTTGGTTACCTACAGCTACGTCATGGGAGTTGATTCGGACAAAAGATAGGACTGCGCCCTGCCACCTGCCATTGAGCGACCTCGAATGACCCGGCTACAGGGCGTGTGCGATCAAAGGCTGCCCGGCTAGTAACGATGCACCAAGCGGTTAATTGGCTTGAAGATGTCCGCCTCAAACGCTTTCCCCTTGAGCATCCGGTTCCAGTACAGCCATGGCAGGACATGCACCTTGACCAAGTACATGGAGTAGCGCTCCTGGGTGGGGTCTAGCGGGAACGAAGGCAGCAGCTTGCCATCATAACCAAACTCGGCCATGATGGCAGAGTTATAGCCCGTAATCAAGGGACAACAAGTGTAACCGTCGTAACGGGCCGCCAGCGGTTGACCATCCATCGCCGCCAGGAGATTTTGGGCTGCTACTGGCGCTTGCTTGCGAGCCGCCGCTGCGGTTTTGGACGTTGGCAACGACGAGGCATCCCCTAGGGCAAAAACATTGGGATAACGCACGTGTTGCAGGGTATGTTTATCCACGTCAACCCAACCCCCAGCGCCCGCTAGAGGACTGTTTTTGATAAAGTCCGGCGCGCTCATGGGAGGCGTCACGTGAATCATGTCATAGTGAATGCTGACCTCGTGAACCCCTGCATCCGTCGTGACATCAAAAATGGCTTCCTGGGTCTCCGGTCGGATTTCCTTGAGATTGTGCTTGAACTTGACCACAATCCCGCGCCGGGCCACAACTTTTTCCAAGCTGGCGGAGTATTCGGGGACGCTAAACATCGCTCCCGCCGCCGTGCAGAACATCACCGTCGTGTTGACGCCCACACCACTTTTACTCTTGAAGTAGTCGTCGGCCATGTACATAATCTTTTGGGGCGCTCCCCCGCATTTAATTGGCGTCGCCGGTTGTGTAAAGATGGCCGTCCCACCTCGGAAGTTGCGAATCGTTTCCCAGGTGTAAGGCGCATAATCTTTGGAATAATTGCTAGTGACGCCCCCTTTGCCCAATGCTTCTTTTAAGCCTTTGATCAAATGCCAGTTGATTTGAATTCCTGGGCAGACCACCAGGTAATCGTATTGAACCGCCAGCCCCGACTCAGTGATCACGGTGTTGTGATCTGGGTCCAGTTGGGTCACCCGGTCTTGAATCCAAGCTGTTCCTGGGGGTAGTACGTCCTTTTCATGGCGAATGAAATGGTGTAACGGACGAATCCCCCCGCCAACGAGCGTCCAACCCGGCTGGTAATAGTGCTTATCCGAAGGCTCAATAATGGCAATATCTAACCCCCGTCGCCGCTTGAGGAGTTGAGCAGCTACACTTACCCCGGCTGCCCCACCACCCACAATGACCACCTGGTGATGGCGACTGGTCATAGGAGCGGCGGCGCCACTGCCAGAGTGCTCAGCGACCGGCACAGACTGATTTGGTATAGCAGTTGGTGACACGGCAATCCCCCATACACATCGTGACCGTATTACAGTATAGCCTGAAATTACTGAATCGTTATGGATTCATACGGTTAATCTTTGAGACATTTATTGAACAACGCCAATATCAGTGAAACATAAATTGACAAAAATAAACTTTTTAACCAGATTACTATATGGTAGTTTAATAAAGTAATCAGCTCTTGGGGGGGGTAGATGCGTCGTGGCAGGGACGGCGATGTTGCGCCCGTGCTTGACGATGACATGGCAATTGCCCATGTCCGTTACTCGCCAGCGCCGGGATGCAAGTGGTACAAGCGTAGGTTACACATCAAGCGTTTGGGGATGAAGCGATGCAACTGGTTCTTGGTTATGGGCTAGCGTTATTGATAGGAATTTCGCTGGGTCTCATTGGCGCCGGTGGCTCGATTCTGACGGTGCCGGTTTTGGTTTATGTGATGGGTGTCAATCCGACGTTGGCAACGGCGTATTCACTCTTTATTGTGGGTATTACGGCTTTGGTTGGCTCATGGGATTACTTCCGCAAAGGACTCATTAGTCTCAAAACAGCCTTCGTTTTTGCGA encodes the following:
- a CDS encoding NAD(P)/FAD-dependent oxidoreductase, whose product is MTSRHHQVVIVGGGAAGVSVAAQLLKRRRGLDIAIIEPSDKHYYQPGWTLVGGGIRPLHHFIRHEKDVLPPGTAWIQDRVTQLDPDHNTVITESGLAVQYDYLVVCPGIQINWHLIKGLKEALGKGGVTSNYSKDYAPYTWETIRNFRGGTAIFTQPATPIKCGGAPQKIMYMADDYFKSKSGVGVNTTVMFCTAAGAMFSVPEYSASLEKVVARRGIVVKFKHNLKEIRPETQEAIFDVTTDAGVHEVSIHYDMIHVTPPMSAPDFIKNSPLAGAGGWVDVDKHTLQHVRYPNVFALGDASSLPTSKTAAAARKQAPVAAQNLLAAMDGQPLAARYDGYTCCPLITGYNSAIMAEFGYDGKLLPSFPLDPTQERYSMYLVKVHVLPWLYWNRMLKGKAFEADIFKPINRLVHRY